The Brevibacterium atlanticum genome segment CACCGCGGACATCGACGCCGACGGTGGATCCGGGCGGAGGCAGGACGACGCTCAGCCCGGTCAGTCGGGTGCGCTTGAACTCGTCGGCATGGCCGAGGCGGATGCCGGGGATCTCGAGGATCCCGCGACCGCGGACGGGGCCCGGTCTGGGGTCGGCCGTCGTTCCGCCGTCCTCGGTCATCGTCCCTGGACCCAGGCCTCGACCTCGGCGCGGGTGCGCGGGAAGGCGGCGGAGAGGTTCTCCACCCCGTCGCCGGTGACCAGGACGTCGTCTTCGATGCGCACCCCGTTGCCGCGGAACTCCTCGGGCAGCAGCAGGTCATCGGCCTTGAAGTACAGGCCGGGTTCGATGGTGAAGACCATTCCCGGTTCGAGCGTGGCATCGAGGTACATCTCGGCCCTGGCCTGAGCACAGTCGTGGACGTCGAGTCCGAGGTGGTGGCTGGTGCCGTGGACCATCCACCGCCTGTGCTGCTGGCCCTCGGGGGAGAGGGACTCGGCGGCGGAGACGGGCAGGATGCCGAAGGCTTCGAGACGTTCGGCGATGACTTCCATGGCCGCCTCGTGGACCTCCCGGAACTTCACCGGACGCTGCGCATGTTCGGCGGCGACGGAGAACGCGGCGTCGGAGGCGGCGAGGACGGCGTCGTAGATCTTCGCCTGCACTTCGGTGAAGGTGCCCGAGACCGGCAGCGTGCGGGTGATGTCGGCGGTGTAGAGGGAGTCGGCTTCGGCTCCGGCGTCGACGAGGACGAGATCGCCGTCCCTGACCACCCCGTCGTTGCGGATCCAGTGCAGGGTGCAGGCGTGGTCACCGGAGGCTGCGATGGTGTCGTAGCCGACGCCGTTGCCGTCGGAGCGGGCGGCGGTCTCGAACGCGGTTTCGATGATGCGCTCCCCGCGGCGGTGACCCACCGCCTTCGGCAGCGCGGCGACGACGTTGTCGAAGCCCGCACGGGTGATCGCGACGGCCTCGCGCAGGGCGTCGATCTCGTGGTCGTCCTTGATCAGTCGCAGTTCGGAGAGCATCTGCGCCAGTTCCTCGTCACCGGCCTCGGACGTCTCGAGATCGGCCTGGACCTGCGTCCGGGCCAGGTCGATGACGCCGTCGATGCGGGCATCGGCCTGGCGGACCAGGCGCACCGAGATGGCCCCGAGGTCCTTCGTGATGGCATCGTCGACGATCGCGGAGTTCTCTGTGGCGATGCCGGTCATCGTCGACATGGCCTGCAGATCGGCACGCGGACCGACCCAGTATTCGCCGTAGCGC includes the following:
- a CDS encoding aminopeptidase P family protein, with protein sequence MTEQNPDTQESTQALADRVNNRSHRPNSQAFRDFVASGWDRTPLNAEALAAAGFTPARRAQVSAAFPGERLVVPAGGLKVRSNDTDYRFRAHSAFIHLTGLETDSEPDAVLVFEPNEDGHDVTLYFRPRAGADTEEFFSDARYGEYWVGPRADLQAMSTMTGIATENSAIVDDAITKDLGAISVRLVRQADARIDGVIDLARTQVQADLETSEAGDEELAQMLSELRLIKDDHEIDALREAVAITRAGFDNVVAALPKAVGHRRGERIIETAFETAARSDGNGVGYDTIAASGDHACTLHWIRNDGVVRDGDLVLVDAGAEADSLYTADITRTLPVSGTFTEVQAKIYDAVLAASDAAFSVAAEHAQRPVKFREVHEAAMEVIAERLEAFGILPVSAAESLSPEGQQHRRWMVHGTSHHLGLDVHDCAQARAEMYLDATLEPGMVFTIEPGLYFKADDLLLPEEFRGNGVRIEDDVLVTGDGVENLSAAFPRTRAEVEAWVQGR